Proteins encoded by one window of Lepeophtheirus salmonis chromosome 10, UVic_Lsal_1.4, whole genome shotgun sequence:
- the LOC121125498 gene encoding potassium channel subfamily K member 1 isoform X3, whose translation MPNGRNAILWCRIRRSTILFVLYIIGYISYIVCGAYIMFLLETDLEKRLKETIVIEKQHFLKKHPTLRKSDLEDFLESILGHRGISPLAKDQFEQNWSLGQSILYTSTVITTIGYGHISPLTIPGKIFTILYASFGIPFTIMFISIIAKRISHPIMRFLQFIFSMMVTIPRDLRIKSLEMTLMFIIIVTLFHVLPAIVFTILEPGWNFLDAVYYTFISLTTIGLGDYIPGDKAHGLYRAIYKCGIVVYLLLGLIMMTLIADIYYGIPELSLAKYFQKYVDIDRENIDSFNELNNEEREKSEIIRPRSRSSPR comes from the exons ATGCCTAATGGCAGGAATGCAATCTTATGGTGTAGAATCAGGCGTAGTACTATTCTCTTTGTATTATACATTATTGGATATATCTCTTATATTGTTTGTGGAGCTTATATCATGTTCCTTTTAGAAACGGATTTGGAGAAGAGGTTAAAAGAGACTATTGTCAttgaaaaacaacattttttgaaaaaacatccAACATTAAGAA AATCAGATCTTGAGGATTTCTTAGAATCCATTCTTGGACATAGAGGTATAAGTCCTCTAGCAAAAGATCAATTTGAACAAAACTGGTCTTTAGGACAAAGTATCCTTTACACCTCAACCGTCATTACAACCATTGGATATGGCCACATATCCCCACTGACAATCCCAGGAAAAATATTCACCATTTTGTATGCTTCATTCGGAATCCCTTTTACAATCATGTTTATTTCAATCATCGCCAAACGAATCTCTCACCCCATCATGAGatttctacaatttattttttcaatgatggTCACTATTCCTCGTGATTTACGCATTAAATCCCTGGAAATGACTTTAATGTTCATAATCATTGTTACACTTTTTCATGTGTTGCCTGCAATAGTATTTACCATTTTAGAGCCTGGATGGAATTTTTTAGATGCagtttattatacatttatatccTTAACTACAATTGGATTAGGGGATTATATTCCTGGGGATAAGGCTCATGGCTTGTATAGAGCTATTTATAAATGCGGCATAGTTG TGTACCTTTTGTTGGGACTAATTATGATGACTCTCATTGCTGATATATACTATGGAATCCCTGAGCTAAGTTTggcaaaatatttccaaaagtaTGTGGATATTGATAGAGAAAATATTGATTCCTTTAATGAGTTGAATAATGAGGAAAGAGAAAAGAGTGAAATTATCAGGCCAAGATCTAGGTCTTCTCCTAGATGA
- the LOC121125498 gene encoding potassium channel subfamily K member 1 isoform X1 gives MINNNNYRSIESLETSRSNNSGISGRSDQDERSELMPNGRNAILWCRIRRSTILFVLYIIGYISYIVCGAYIMFLLETDLEKRLKETIVIEKQHFLKKHPTLRKSDLEDFLESILGHRGISPLAKDQFEQNWSLGQSILYTSTVITTIGYGHISPLTIPGKIFTILYASFGIPFTIMFISIIAKRISHPIMRFLQFIFSMMVTIPRDLRIKSLEMTLMFIIIVTLFHVLPAIVFTILEPGWNFLDAVYYTFISLTTIGLGDYIPGDKAHGLYRAIYKCGIVVYLLLGLIMMTLIADIYYGIPELSLAKYFQKYVDIDRENIDSFNELNNEEREKSEIIRPRSRSSPR, from the exons atgatcaacaataataattatcggAGCATTGAGTCATTGGAAACAAGTAGGAGCAACAACTCCGG AATAAGTGGACGGAGTGATCAGGACGAACGAAGTGAATTAATGCCTAATGGCAGGAATGCAATCTTATGGTGTAGAATCAGGCGTAGTACTATTCTCTTTGTATTATACATTATTGGATATATCTCTTATATTGTTTGTGGAGCTTATATCATGTTCCTTTTAGAAACGGATTTGGAGAAGAGGTTAAAAGAGACTATTGTCAttgaaaaacaacattttttgaaaaaacatccAACATTAAGAA AATCAGATCTTGAGGATTTCTTAGAATCCATTCTTGGACATAGAGGTATAAGTCCTCTAGCAAAAGATCAATTTGAACAAAACTGGTCTTTAGGACAAAGTATCCTTTACACCTCAACCGTCATTACAACCATTGGATATGGCCACATATCCCCACTGACAATCCCAGGAAAAATATTCACCATTTTGTATGCTTCATTCGGAATCCCTTTTACAATCATGTTTATTTCAATCATCGCCAAACGAATCTCTCACCCCATCATGAGatttctacaatttattttttcaatgatggTCACTATTCCTCGTGATTTACGCATTAAATCCCTGGAAATGACTTTAATGTTCATAATCATTGTTACACTTTTTCATGTGTTGCCTGCAATAGTATTTACCATTTTAGAGCCTGGATGGAATTTTTTAGATGCagtttattatacatttatatccTTAACTACAATTGGATTAGGGGATTATATTCCTGGGGATAAGGCTCATGGCTTGTATAGAGCTATTTATAAATGCGGCATAGTTG TGTACCTTTTGTTGGGACTAATTATGATGACTCTCATTGCTGATATATACTATGGAATCCCTGAGCTAAGTTTggcaaaatatttccaaaagtaTGTGGATATTGATAGAGAAAATATTGATTCCTTTAATGAGTTGAATAATGAGGAAAGAGAAAAGAGTGAAATTATCAGGCCAAGATCTAGGTCTTCTCCTAGATGA
- the LOC121125498 gene encoding potassium channel subfamily K member 1 isoform X2 — protein MINNNNYRSIESLETSRSNNSGISGRSDQDERSELMPNGRNAILWCRIRRKTDLEKRLKETIVIEKQHFLKKHPTLRKSDLEDFLESILGHRGISPLAKDQFEQNWSLGQSILYTSTVITTIGYGHISPLTIPGKIFTILYASFGIPFTIMFISIIAKRISHPIMRFLQFIFSMMVTIPRDLRIKSLEMTLMFIIIVTLFHVLPAIVFTILEPGWNFLDAVYYTFISLTTIGLGDYIPGDKAHGLYRAIYKCGIVVYLLLGLIMMTLIADIYYGIPELSLAKYFQKYVDIDRENIDSFNELNNEEREKSEIIRPRSRSSPR, from the exons atgatcaacaataataattatcggAGCATTGAGTCATTGGAAACAAGTAGGAGCAACAACTCCGG AATAAGTGGACGGAGTGATCAGGACGAACGAAGTGAATTAATGCCTAATGGCAGGAATGCAATCTTATGGTGTAGAATCAGGCGTA AAACGGATTTGGAGAAGAGGTTAAAAGAGACTATTGTCAttgaaaaacaacattttttgaaaaaacatccAACATTAAGAA AATCAGATCTTGAGGATTTCTTAGAATCCATTCTTGGACATAGAGGTATAAGTCCTCTAGCAAAAGATCAATTTGAACAAAACTGGTCTTTAGGACAAAGTATCCTTTACACCTCAACCGTCATTACAACCATTGGATATGGCCACATATCCCCACTGACAATCCCAGGAAAAATATTCACCATTTTGTATGCTTCATTCGGAATCCCTTTTACAATCATGTTTATTTCAATCATCGCCAAACGAATCTCTCACCCCATCATGAGatttctacaatttattttttcaatgatggTCACTATTCCTCGTGATTTACGCATTAAATCCCTGGAAATGACTTTAATGTTCATAATCATTGTTACACTTTTTCATGTGTTGCCTGCAATAGTATTTACCATTTTAGAGCCTGGATGGAATTTTTTAGATGCagtttattatacatttatatccTTAACTACAATTGGATTAGGGGATTATATTCCTGGGGATAAGGCTCATGGCTTGTATAGAGCTATTTATAAATGCGGCATAGTTG TGTACCTTTTGTTGGGACTAATTATGATGACTCTCATTGCTGATATATACTATGGAATCCCTGAGCTAAGTTTggcaaaatatttccaaaagtaTGTGGATATTGATAGAGAAAATATTGATTCCTTTAATGAGTTGAATAATGAGGAAAGAGAAAAGAGTGAAATTATCAGGCCAAGATCTAGGTCTTCTCCTAGATGA